Proteins encoded in a region of the Paenibacillus pedocola genome:
- a CDS encoding zinc-binding alcohol dehydrogenase family protein — protein MKGIICEEIGKFVYREELPEPELHPGEAIVRIRRIGICGTDLHAYRGNQPYFTYPRVLGHELSGTIEHIGDNPEGLRAGDQVSVIPYLHCGKCRACLSGKTNCCQKMKVFGVHLDGGMRERVALPLANLLNTEGLSLDQAAMLEPLAIGAHAVRRSGLGAGDQVLVIGAGPIGLGAMAMAKYAGAKVIGMDVNDERLDFCRKWAQVEYTVSALREPKDQLSTLTDGNFLPYVIDSTGNISSMESAFGFVGHGGTLTYVGLVKGMIAFSDPDFHAREMIVQGSRNATREDFERVLDAIKEGYIDVDSYITHRSAFADMIGQFENWLRPESKVIKALVELD, from the coding sequence ATGAAAGGAATTATCTGCGAAGAAATTGGGAAATTCGTATATAGGGAGGAACTGCCGGAGCCCGAACTTCATCCAGGCGAAGCTATTGTAAGGATTCGCCGGATCGGTATATGCGGTACCGATCTGCATGCTTACCGGGGCAACCAGCCTTATTTTACCTATCCGCGTGTGCTTGGACACGAGCTTTCCGGGACAATTGAGCACATTGGCGACAACCCGGAGGGGCTGCGGGCCGGCGACCAGGTCAGTGTCATTCCATATCTTCATTGCGGCAAGTGCCGGGCTTGCCTGAGCGGCAAAACTAATTGCTGTCAGAAAATGAAGGTGTTCGGCGTTCATTTGGACGGCGGAATGAGGGAACGGGTGGCCTTGCCACTAGCAAATCTATTGAATACGGAAGGGCTGTCGCTGGATCAGGCGGCGATGCTGGAGCCACTGGCAATTGGCGCGCACGCTGTCCGTCGCTCGGGTCTTGGCGCTGGCGATCAAGTCCTGGTTATCGGTGCCGGTCCGATCGGCCTAGGAGCGATGGCAATGGCCAAATACGCCGGTGCGAAGGTGATAGGCATGGATGTAAACGACGAACGTTTGGATTTTTGCAGGAAATGGGCACAGGTTGAGTATACGGTAAGCGCACTACGGGAGCCGAAGGATCAGTTGTCCACGCTTACTGACGGCAACTTTCTGCCTTATGTCATCGACTCCACGGGCAACATCTCCTCCATGGAAAGTGCCTTTGGGTTTGTCGGCCATGGAGGAACCTTGACCTATGTTGGCTTGGTGAAAGGCATGATTGCCTTTAGTGATCCCGATTTTCATGCGCGTGAAATGATAGTGCAGGGCAGCAGAAATGCCACTCGGGAGGACTTTGAGCGCGTACTTGATGCCATCAAGGAAGGTTACATTGATGTTGACAGTTACATTACCCACCGCAGTGCGTTTGCAGACATGATCGGCCAGTTCGAGAACTGGCTGAGACCTGAATCGAAGGTAATTAAGGCGTTGGTTGAATTGGACTAA
- a CDS encoding glycoside hydrolase family 95 protein, whose amino-acid sequence MTSMEHKQQLWYNGPAGEWNEALPIGNGRLGAMIFGGAAEEKLQLNEDSVWYGGPRDRNNEDALPHLPEIRQLILEGRLREAEELAGMSMAGLPEAQRHYLPLGELLLSFGGHEQPAEEYRRELDLETGVSRVSYRIGEVQYTREMFASYPDQAIAIRIAADHKNGISLKARFNRHNWRYLEKTEKWLNSGLAMSGECGGKGGSSFAAALKAVTEDGICRTIGEYLLVDGASSVTLLLAAGTSFRHPDPELYAKRQLEKLSRVPYEEMLARHISDYRELYGRVELALPENPHKRALPTDERLKRFREGEEDNGLIAAYFQYGRYLLIASSRQGSLPANLQGIWNDSFTPAWDSKFTININAQMNYWPAEICNLAECHEPLFELIGRMREPGRVTARVMYGCRGFTAHHNTDIWADTAPQDTYLPASFWPLGAAWLCLHLWEHYRFSQDRYFLVQAYETMKEAAQFLLDYLVEDAEGRLITCPSVSPENTYKLPDGESGVLCAGASMDFQIIDALFGACIRSAEIIGRDEAFREELAAALERLPKPQIGKYGQIQEWMEDYEEVEPGHRHISHLFALYPGDAFTVEQTPELAEAARTTLERRLASGGGHTGWSRAWIINFWARLQDEDKAYANVRALLEHSTLPNLFDNHPPFQIDGNFGGTAGIAEMLIQSHAGGIKLLPALPPSWSEGSVKGLRARGGYTLDFTWAEGLVTKAVVTCTVSGPCRLEGPGLDSVSFTGEAESSYTFTR is encoded by the coding sequence ATGACTAGCATGGAACACAAGCAGCAGTTGTGGTACAACGGGCCGGCGGGGGAATGGAACGAGGCGTTGCCGATTGGAAACGGGCGGCTTGGGGCTATGATTTTTGGCGGTGCAGCCGAGGAGAAGCTGCAGCTCAATGAAGATTCCGTGTGGTACGGTGGTCCGCGTGACCGCAACAACGAGGATGCGCTGCCTCATTTACCTGAAATCCGCCAGCTGATTCTGGAGGGAAGGCTGCGGGAGGCAGAGGAACTGGCTGGAATGTCGATGGCGGGTCTTCCTGAAGCGCAGCGCCATTATTTGCCGCTGGGCGAGCTGCTGCTGTCCTTTGGGGGTCATGAACAGCCTGCTGAAGAGTACAGAAGAGAGCTTGATCTGGAGACTGGCGTATCCCGGGTCAGTTATAGGATCGGTGAGGTTCAGTATACCCGTGAAATGTTTGCCAGCTATCCGGATCAGGCTATTGCCATCCGGATAGCTGCCGACCATAAGAACGGGATTTCCTTAAAGGCAAGGTTCAACCGTCACAACTGGAGATACCTGGAGAAGACAGAGAAGTGGCTGAACAGCGGGCTGGCGATGAGCGGGGAGTGCGGCGGCAAAGGGGGAAGCTCTTTTGCTGCTGCCTTGAAGGCGGTGACGGAAGACGGTATTTGCCGGACTATTGGCGAGTATTTGCTGGTGGATGGCGCGAGCTCGGTTACGCTGTTACTGGCGGCAGGAACATCGTTCCGTCATCCCGATCCGGAGCTTTATGCCAAAAGACAGCTGGAAAAGCTGAGCCGGGTTCCCTATGAAGAGATGCTGGCCCGGCATATCTCGGATTACCGTGAATTGTACGGACGGGTTGAGCTGGCACTGCCGGAGAACCCGCACAAGCGTGCGTTGCCAACCGACGAACGGCTGAAACGGTTCCGGGAGGGAGAGGAGGACAACGGGCTGATAGCGGCCTATTTCCAGTATGGCCGTTATTTGCTTATCGCCTCCAGCCGTCAAGGCTCCTTGCCCGCCAATCTGCAGGGGATCTGGAATGACAGCTTTACCCCTGCCTGGGACAGCAAATTCACGATCAATATCAATGCGCAAATGAATTATTGGCCCGCGGAAATCTGCAATCTGGCTGAATGCCATGAGCCGCTGTTTGAGCTGATCGGGCGGATGCGGGAGCCAGGGAGGGTCACGGCCAGGGTCATGTATGGCTGCCGGGGGTTTACCGCGCATCATAATACGGATATCTGGGCGGACACGGCTCCGCAGGATACCTACCTGCCCGCTTCCTTCTGGCCGCTTGGCGCCGCGTGGCTGTGCCTGCATCTTTGGGAGCATTACCGGTTCAGCCAGGATCGTTATTTCCTGGTGCAGGCGTATGAGACGATGAAAGAGGCTGCCCAGTTCCTGCTTGATTATTTGGTGGAGGACGCCGAAGGACGGCTGATTACCTGCCCGTCCGTCTCTCCTGAGAATACCTATAAGCTGCCGGACGGCGAATCGGGAGTGCTCTGCGCCGGGGCATCGATGGATTTTCAGATTATAGATGCCTTGTTTGGGGCTTGCATCCGAAGTGCGGAGATTATCGGCAGGGATGAGGCGTTCCGCGAGGAACTCGCCGCTGCTCTGGAGCGTCTGCCCAAACCGCAAATCGGGAAATACGGCCAGATTCAGGAGTGGATGGAGGATTATGAAGAGGTGGAGCCGGGGCACCGGCATATCTCCCATCTGTTTGCGCTATACCCCGGTGACGCCTTCACCGTGGAGCAAACGCCGGAGCTGGCTGAAGCGGCCCGGACGACGCTGGAGCGCAGGCTGGCCAGCGGCGGCGGCCACACCGGCTGGAGCCGGGCCTGGATCATCAATTTCTGGGCCAGGTTGCAGGATGAGGACAAAGCCTATGCGAATGTCCGCGCTTTGCTGGAGCATTCCACGCTGCCCAACCTGTTCGACAACCATCCGCCATTCCAGATTGACGGGAATTTTGGGGGAACGGCGGGGATTGCCGAGATGCTGATCCAGAGCCATGCGGGGGGAATCAAACTGCTGCCCGCTTTGCCGCCAAGCTGGAGCGAAGGAAGCGTCAAGGGTCTGCGGGCGAGGGGCGGATATACTCTTGATTTCACCTGGGCAGAGGGACTTGTTACGAAAGCGGTTGTGACTTGCACGGTTTCCGGTCCTTGCCGGCTGGAGGGTCCTGGTCTTGACTCCGTTTCATTCACCGGAGAAGCCGAAAGCTCCTATACATTCACGCGTTAA
- a CDS encoding sugar ABC transporter substrate-binding protein: MHKTAKRSTRALAAGTFALALALTGCSSNNTNNANSNTANGGNASPAANAGNASPAANGDDNAPVTFSVFLASPGQTPTEDNKILKLIKEKTGVSFKTELLVGDLQQKLGVMIAGGDYPDIMSGDDKLLNAKAYIPLEDLIEKYAPNLKKHYAAVWNQIKDETDGHIYVLPSYGVYQGKITEPTYQGPGFWLQKAVLEEMGYPTPKTLDEYFDIIAKYKAKHPDMIGFESLNFDWRVFPLQNAPEHLAGHPNDGGVIVDNNKAQIFADKDISKTYYKKLNEINAQGLMDKEAFVQNYDQYLAKIASGKVIGMFDQHWNFQDGETSLISQGKIENTYIGFPLLYPGAEEWYRDRGAVGTNRGLGISINAKDPVRIIKFLDQMITEDWQKTLQWGIKGEDYEVKEDGMFYRTPEQRANADQTSWQLANKITTMFGYMPKIQGTYSDGNAADAGTQPQEFFDSLKPYDQKILKAYNKKTWSEFFKEPKENYIYFPAYSIVLKDGSAAKLAQSKLNDLQVKYLPKAIMASPDEFEGVWQDYVDRIHKLDIKAYEDRINEGIQQRIENWSVK; encoded by the coding sequence ATGCATAAAACGGCAAAACGTTCCACCCGGGCATTAGCAGCTGGTACATTCGCGCTTGCGCTGGCACTGACAGGCTGCAGCTCGAACAACACAAACAACGCAAACAGCAACACAGCGAATGGGGGAAACGCTAGTCCGGCGGCAAATGCAGGAAACGCTAGTCCGGCGGCAAATGGAGACGATAATGCTCCGGTAACATTCTCGGTATTTTTGGCCAGTCCAGGGCAAACGCCTACGGAAGACAACAAGATTCTCAAACTGATTAAAGAAAAAACTGGCGTCAGCTTCAAAACGGAGCTTCTGGTGGGCGACCTGCAGCAGAAGCTGGGCGTTATGATTGCCGGAGGAGACTACCCGGACATTATGTCGGGCGATGACAAATTACTCAATGCCAAGGCGTACATTCCGCTTGAAGATTTGATTGAGAAGTACGCTCCCAACCTGAAAAAACATTATGCCGCGGTCTGGAATCAGATCAAGGATGAGACCGACGGACATATCTACGTTCTGCCAAGCTATGGGGTATATCAAGGAAAGATTACCGAACCAACTTACCAGGGACCAGGCTTCTGGCTTCAAAAGGCAGTGCTTGAGGAAATGGGATATCCGACTCCTAAGACTCTGGATGAATATTTCGATATCATCGCTAAATATAAAGCAAAGCACCCGGATATGATCGGATTTGAATCGCTCAACTTCGACTGGCGTGTATTCCCGCTTCAGAACGCTCCTGAGCATTTGGCGGGCCATCCGAATGACGGTGGCGTTATTGTAGACAACAACAAAGCGCAGATTTTTGCCGATAAGGACATTTCTAAGACCTATTATAAGAAGCTTAATGAAATTAACGCTCAAGGTTTGATGGATAAAGAAGCTTTCGTACAAAACTACGACCAGTACCTGGCTAAAATCGCAAGCGGCAAAGTCATCGGTATGTTTGACCAGCACTGGAACTTCCAGGATGGGGAAACCTCTTTGATTTCCCAGGGTAAAATTGAAAATACCTATATCGGCTTCCCTCTGCTCTATCCGGGCGCTGAGGAATGGTATCGTGACCGCGGAGCGGTCGGCACCAACCGCGGATTAGGTATTTCGATCAATGCCAAGGACCCTGTCCGGATTATCAAATTCTTGGATCAGATGATTACAGAAGATTGGCAGAAAACTCTCCAATGGGGAATCAAAGGCGAAGACTATGAAGTGAAGGAAGACGGCATGTTCTACCGGACGCCGGAACAACGGGCAAATGCGGATCAAACAAGCTGGCAGTTGGCTAACAAAATCACGACTATGTTTGGTTATATGCCGAAAATTCAAGGTACCTACAGCGACGGGAATGCAGCTGATGCCGGAACTCAGCCGCAGGAATTCTTCGACAGTCTGAAACCTTATGATCAGAAAATCCTGAAAGCGTATAACAAGAAAACATGGTCCGAATTCTTCAAGGAACCGAAAGAAAATTATATCTACTTCCCTGCTTACTCCATCGTTCTTAAGGACGGTTCGGCAGCCAAGCTTGCGCAGTCCAAGCTGAATGACCTTCAAGTCAAATATTTGCCGAAGGCCATTATGGCAAGTCCCGATGAATTTGAAGGGGTCTGGCAAGATTATGTCGACCGCATTCATAAGCTGGACATCAAGGCTTATGAAGACCGGATAAATGAAGGTATCCAGCAGCGCATCGAAAACTGGAGTGTGAAGTAG
- a CDS encoding ABC transporter permease — protein sequence MSDAVLDKQVKTQKTRKRRVDPEIGVSLSWKTLKMQKQLIFMSVPIAIYLIIFNYAPIWGWLMAFQNYRPALPFGKQEWVGLQQFQFLFSDETFMMVLRNTIAMSFINLVLGTVTAIGLALLLNEIKAKFFKRIVQSISYLPHFLSWVIAAGIVATSLSIDDGIVNIILMKLHLIKEPIMWLSEGKYFWGIIGASNVWKEVGWGTIIYLAAITSIDPSLYEAASMDGAKRFQKMRYVTLPGIKATFVILLIMNIGHILDAGFELQYLLGNGLTVDWSQTIDIFVVKYGIAMGNYSLATAAGIFKTIVSVILVFIANYIAKRLGEERLV from the coding sequence ATGTCTGATGCCGTACTGGACAAACAGGTCAAAACTCAGAAGACCAGAAAACGCAGAGTCGATCCGGAAATCGGTGTGAGTCTTAGCTGGAAGACGCTGAAAATGCAGAAGCAGCTTATTTTCATGTCCGTACCGATTGCCATTTATTTAATTATCTTTAACTATGCTCCCATTTGGGGCTGGTTAATGGCCTTTCAGAACTACCGCCCGGCGCTCCCTTTCGGCAAGCAAGAGTGGGTAGGCTTGCAGCAGTTCCAATTTCTATTTTCAGATGAGACCTTTATGATGGTGCTGCGCAACACGATCGCCATGAGCTTTATTAACCTTGTGCTTGGTACTGTTACGGCAATCGGTCTGGCTTTGCTGCTAAATGAGATCAAAGCCAAGTTTTTCAAGCGTATCGTTCAGTCGATTTCGTATTTGCCGCACTTCTTGTCCTGGGTTATCGCAGCGGGCATCGTTGCCACTTCGCTGTCGATTGATGACGGAATTGTCAATATAATCTTAATGAAGCTTCACTTAATTAAAGAACCGATTATGTGGCTCAGTGAAGGAAAATATTTCTGGGGCATTATCGGGGCTTCGAACGTGTGGAAAGAGGTGGGCTGGGGCACCATCATTTATCTGGCAGCCATTACCTCGATCGATCCTTCTCTGTATGAGGCAGCGTCCATGGACGGCGCTAAGCGTTTTCAGAAGATGCGCTATGTCACTCTTCCGGGGATTAAAGCCACATTCGTTATTTTGCTGATTATGAACATCGGACATATTCTGGATGCCGGCTTTGAACTCCAATATTTGCTTGGTAACGGTCTTACTGTGGACTGGTCGCAAACCATTGATATCTTTGTAGTGAAGTATGGTATCGCTATGGGGAATTATTCTCTGGCTACGGCGGCAGGGATCTTCAAAACCATCGTCAGTGTCATTCTCGTATTCATCGCAAATTATATCGCAAAACGCCTCGGCGAAGAGCGATTAGTATAG
- a CDS encoding carbohydrate ABC transporter permease has product MKAVTKSSGRIEPIVFHTINTIFMLFVVAITLYPFLHTLAVSFNDGSDTLAGGIYFWPRAWTMENYRAVFITGTIYHAAFISVSRTVLSTVFGVFLTTMLAYTLAQQQYIFRKKISMLFILTMYFNAGLIPNYFLIKELGLLHSFMVYILPSLVSAFNLIILRTYIRSLPGSLTESAKIDGAGDFRIFWKIIFPLCTPVLATVALFIAVGAWNSWFDTFLYASSDIKLSTLQYEMMKLLGSTMSTNNDPSALAGNQHNQAQALVTPASIRAAITIVTAVPILFVYPFLQKYFVVGLNLGSVKE; this is encoded by the coding sequence ATGAAAGCTGTGACGAAAAGTTCAGGCCGCATTGAGCCGATTGTATTTCATACGATCAACACCATATTTATGCTCTTTGTGGTTGCCATCACGCTCTATCCATTCCTCCACACGCTGGCTGTTTCTTTCAATGACGGCAGTGACACTCTTGCCGGTGGAATATATTTCTGGCCCCGTGCCTGGACCATGGAGAACTACAGAGCCGTCTTTATTACAGGGACGATTTACCATGCCGCTTTTATCTCTGTGTCCCGTACGGTGCTCTCGACGGTATTCGGCGTTTTTCTGACTACGATGCTGGCGTATACACTGGCGCAGCAGCAATACATTTTCCGTAAAAAAATAAGTATGCTGTTCATCCTGACCATGTATTTCAATGCCGGACTGATTCCGAATTACTTCCTTATTAAAGAGTTAGGCCTGCTTCATAGCTTTATGGTCTATATCCTTCCAAGCTTGGTAAGCGCGTTCAACCTGATTATTCTCCGGACGTATATCCGGTCCCTTCCAGGCAGCCTCACAGAGTCGGCGAAAATCGACGGGGCGGGAGACTTCAGAATCTTCTGGAAAATCATCTTCCCGCTGTGTACTCCCGTGCTGGCAACCGTAGCTTTATTCATCGCCGTAGGCGCATGGAACTCCTGGTTTGACACGTTCCTATACGCATCATCAGATATCAAGCTGAGCACACTGCAATATGAAATGATGAAGCTGCTTGGTTCCACCATGAGTACGAACAACGATCCTTCTGCGCTGGCGGGCAATCAGCACAATCAGGCGCAGGCCCTGGTGACACCAGCTTCTATCCGTGCAGCCATCACAATTGTTACCGCGGTTCCGATTTTGTTCGTATATCCTTTTTTGCAGAAGTACTTCGTGGTAGGATTAAATTTAGGAAGTGTTAAAGAATAA
- a CDS encoding response regulator transcription factor, translating to MLKVLFADDEPLMLEGLRFLVDWEELDFEVCGEALDGEDALQLIHRTRPDLVITDVRMPVIDGLELIKTFAKSDFQPKFIIFSGYADFEYAKEALRYGVSNYLTKPLDERELTEALQTVAEQIRAEQKLASRQELISAFIQAENVSRLLMRENTAEEVEEALKTLEIHPGSRICCVLAQGDSLDNSHLRGQAYSRSVKEMFHNITVYPFMAGSHKFGYLLVSPPEGPELDPMMLASWINEMRTQFSSQVLFSASLEHQGTAFLKAAYQEALTAICRPDGNTSEMGFFQKQDKDQMALLPAGMKKSLLQSVTEGQLDPLNLQLSDLFKIFSADSTSSAWIDAFLSNIKAELLREIDIRGGDSGFWADKWFPPRATACCLPLLERQTKEDLHEAAEWFASADNNQEDTLVTAAIDYVRTHYQEKLKLQEIAKHLQVNSAYLGQRIKKRYGISFNEFLHEYRIEKAKKLLCRTDMCISDISQRVGYSDADLFAAKFKALNGVSPSVYKKG from the coding sequence ATGCTTAAGGTACTGTTTGCCGACGATGAGCCGCTGATGCTTGAAGGGCTCCGGTTCCTGGTGGACTGGGAGGAACTGGACTTTGAAGTGTGCGGCGAGGCCCTGGATGGCGAAGATGCGCTGCAGCTTATTCATAGAACAAGGCCTGATTTAGTCATCACTGATGTACGTATGCCTGTGATCGATGGCCTTGAACTCATTAAGACATTTGCGAAAAGTGATTTTCAGCCGAAGTTCATCATTTTTAGCGGTTATGCTGACTTTGAGTATGCGAAAGAAGCCCTTAGATACGGGGTGTCCAATTATTTGACTAAACCCTTGGATGAAAGAGAATTGACAGAGGCATTGCAGACTGTAGCTGAACAAATACGTGCTGAGCAGAAGCTTGCTTCACGGCAGGAATTGATTTCAGCCTTCATCCAGGCTGAAAATGTATCCCGTCTTCTCATGCGGGAGAATACCGCAGAAGAAGTGGAAGAGGCACTCAAAACGCTGGAAATACATCCCGGCTCCCGGATATGCTGTGTATTGGCCCAGGGTGATTCGCTCGACAACTCACATTTGCGAGGACAAGCCTATTCCAGGAGTGTTAAGGAAATGTTCCACAATATAACTGTGTATCCTTTCATGGCCGGGAGCCATAAGTTTGGCTATTTGCTGGTTTCCCCGCCGGAAGGCCCGGAGCTTGACCCGATGATGCTGGCAAGCTGGATCAATGAAATGCGAACTCAGTTTAGCAGCCAGGTTCTTTTCTCGGCAAGTCTTGAGCACCAAGGTACCGCATTTCTAAAGGCTGCGTATCAAGAAGCCCTAACGGCAATATGCCGGCCGGATGGGAATACCTCCGAAATGGGTTTCTTCCAGAAGCAGGACAAGGATCAAATGGCGCTGCTTCCGGCAGGAATGAAGAAATCGCTGCTCCAGTCGGTTACCGAAGGGCAGCTTGATCCATTAAACCTCCAGCTGAGCGATTTATTTAAAATTTTCTCAGCGGATAGTACTTCAAGTGCCTGGATCGATGCTTTCCTGAGCAACATCAAAGCTGAGCTGCTCAGGGAAATCGATATAAGAGGAGGAGACTCGGGATTTTGGGCGGATAAATGGTTTCCACCCCGGGCAACCGCTTGCTGCCTGCCGCTGCTTGAGCGGCAGACGAAGGAGGATCTGCATGAAGCTGCCGAATGGTTCGCCTCAGCGGACAACAACCAGGAGGATACGCTCGTTACAGCAGCGATTGATTACGTCCGGACGCACTATCAGGAGAAGCTGAAGCTGCAGGAGATTGCCAAGCATTTACAAGTGAATTCTGCCTATCTGGGACAACGGATCAAGAAACGTTATGGCATCTCTTTTAACGAATTTCTTCATGAATACCGAATTGAAAAAGCCAAGAAACTGCTGTGCCGGACGGATATGTGCATTTCGGATATCTCTCAGCGTGTGGGCTATTCGGATGCCGATTTATTCGCAGCCAAGTTTAAAGCGCTGAATGGCGTCTCGCCTTCAGTGTACAAGAAGGGCTGA
- a CDS encoding sensor histidine kinase, producing MKGKRKPSAIVNDIPLKYKFLFIYLLCVLVPILSINGLFYVQISRNVDARERENLEISVDRVVYDLMQIVNECVAISNTVAADRAYNEIMDSAYPDNEAYYDAYSDVLRDKMWQYSNLHSYIYWMGVYTTNPTFQNGGSYFVLSDNDKKSEWYRKITGGPDKVLLTSYQATNPLNPPQQEVFVSLIRKLDNFTGQPYSKYLRIDLRLNSVQELFQKERDYLQFKLLDEQNRVVLESDQSFYSMDKNVLLNVDTDNNQPSKQIVRNLSSAGYTNGWRLVGIPEGRVVNHEMSRALRISLIFAVLTIIIPTLLMIVILQSYNLRVRLLYKHMKLVKYEQFENIDMYEGKDEIGGLIRSFNLMTEKIRNLINDVYKLEIQKKDLELERVRAELNYLESQVDPHFLFNTLNAILVICKKYKYEEVTDVIRNLALILRRLLSWKDDLITVEEEISFIEMYLQIEKFRFQSRFTYDIDVDPAVLNWRIPKMSVQALVENSCKHGLQSVKGARKIHVSASRNDEGLIITVTDNGKGIEREKLKWIESHLQSEQDTGQNIGLRNVYKRLMMYYDSRARFTIKSTEYEQTAITIQIPIDLALVPKVEDSHV from the coding sequence ATGAAGGGCAAAAGGAAACCATCAGCCATCGTCAATGATATCCCGCTTAAATACAAATTTCTGTTTATCTATTTGCTGTGTGTTCTTGTCCCTATACTCAGCATCAATGGCCTCTTTTATGTTCAGATCAGCCGTAATGTGGATGCCCGTGAAAGAGAGAACCTTGAGATTTCTGTTGATCGGGTGGTCTATGATCTGATGCAAATCGTGAATGAATGTGTGGCGATAAGCAATACGGTTGCCGCAGACCGTGCGTATAATGAAATAATGGATTCGGCCTATCCGGATAACGAGGCTTACTATGATGCCTATAGCGATGTTCTGAGGGATAAGATGTGGCAATATAGCAATCTTCATTCCTATATTTATTGGATGGGTGTGTATACTACGAATCCCACCTTCCAGAACGGTGGCAGTTACTTTGTTTTGTCGGACAACGACAAGAAGAGTGAATGGTACCGCAAAATAACCGGTGGCCCGGACAAAGTGCTGCTAACCTCTTATCAGGCAACCAACCCGCTCAATCCGCCTCAGCAGGAGGTGTTTGTCAGCCTTATCCGCAAATTGGATAACTTTACAGGCCAGCCCTATAGTAAATATCTGCGAATCGATCTGCGGCTGAACAGTGTGCAGGAGCTGTTCCAGAAGGAACGTGACTATTTGCAGTTCAAGCTCCTGGATGAGCAGAACCGCGTCGTGCTGGAATCGGATCAGTCCTTCTACTCCATGGATAAAAATGTATTGTTGAATGTAGACACGGACAACAACCAGCCCTCCAAGCAGATTGTCCGAAATTTGAGCAGTGCGGGATATACGAATGGCTGGAGGCTGGTCGGAATTCCGGAAGGCAGAGTGGTTAATCATGAGATGAGCCGTGCGCTTCGGATTTCCTTGATTTTTGCTGTGCTTACTATAATCATCCCTACTTTGCTAATGATTGTTATTTTACAATCCTACAATCTGAGGGTAAGGCTTCTCTACAAACATATGAAGCTGGTCAAATACGAACAGTTTGAGAATATTGATATGTATGAGGGGAAGGACGAGATCGGTGGTTTGATCCGCAGCTTTAATCTGATGACGGAGAAAATCCGCAATTTGATCAACGATGTATATAAGCTGGAGATCCAGAAAAAGGACCTTGAACTGGAGCGGGTAAGAGCCGAACTGAACTATCTGGAAAGCCAGGTGGACCCGCATTTCCTCTTTAATACGTTGAACGCCATATTGGTCATTTGCAAGAAATATAAATATGAAGAGGTCACCGACGTGATCCGGAATTTGGCCCTTATTCTGCGCAGACTGCTAAGCTGGAAGGACGATCTGATTACCGTCGAGGAAGAAATATCCTTCATTGAAATGTATTTGCAGATTGAAAAGTTCCGCTTTCAGAGCCGGTTCACGTACGACATTGATGTTGACCCTGCCGTGCTGAATTGGCGGATTCCCAAAATGAGTGTTCAGGCGCTGGTGGAGAATTCCTGCAAGCATGGTCTGCAGTCGGTCAAAGGTGCAAGGAAGATTCACGTGTCTGCTTCCAGAAATGACGAAGGCCTTATTATTACTGTGACGGACAACGGTAAGGGAATTGAGAGGGAAAAGCTGAAATGGATCGAGTCCCACCTGCAATCAGAACAAGACACCGGACAAAATATCGGGCTCCGAAATGTCTATAAACGCCTGATGATGTATTATGACAGCAGAGCCAGGTTCACCATTAAGAGCACTGAGTATGAACAGACGGCGATCACCATTCAAATTCCAATAGACCTGGCATTAGTCCCAAAAGTGGAGGATTCCCATGTTTAA